One Streptomyces sp. NBC_01217 genomic region harbors:
- a CDS encoding transglutaminase TgpA family protein, whose amino-acid sequence MSGRGRLALCAFAATLMAAGSMLPLVEPAGWILQAAFLLAIQGGLGALARRAPMPRMLIVAVQMLVTLVLLTVVFARTQALAGVLPGPEAVQRLANLLTSGADDVGRYAAPAPVTDGIRLMLIGGVLLVGLIVDALAVTFRSAAPAGLPLLALYSVAAGLTEGGADWLWFLLAAGGYLLLLLAEGRDRLSQWGRVFSGAAGSPGGPAVGAAFSDGRPTAPVRTGRRIGALALGISLIVPAALPALDSGLLAGTGGTNGKGSGGGTISAVNPLVSLQNNLNQPENREVMSYRTNSGDPQGFYLRILALDQFNGNEWRPSTRRLEDVPKRLPTPQGLGPDVTVTEIRTNISASRSYQQTYLPLPYPATEVKIGGRWRYEPMGRTLVGDRGETTGGAQYQVSSLMVQPTADQLAAAGSPPAALQREYTHVPGSLPEVVARTADRVTEGAATNYERAVKLQNFFASDGGFTYDTSVSSGTGSAAIGRFLKDKRGFCVHFSFTMAAMARTLGIPARVAVGFTPGTGQSNGSVSVGLRDAHAWPELYFEGIGWTRFEPTPTRGSTPSYTRPDAPAGGAADPARPETNASAAPTVAPSVSDSCPAQLRRQGECGSSVAPGVVAPTDSGTPTGTVLGLVLAAVVILALPFLPLLWRLRVRRRRLSFSAGRTPADATARTLAAWQEITDTAWDHGIEPDDSLTPRKAAARVVRLGQLEPDGAAAVHRVAGAVEQVLYAPEPRWGTGLAEDVEVVRAGLRASADRFARIRAVAAPRSAIRVIWAASDRWAAFTGGWAARWERGPGRLTDRLRRPSRQQAG is encoded by the coding sequence ATGAGCGGTCGTGGTCGGCTGGCGCTGTGCGCCTTTGCGGCGACGCTGATGGCGGCGGGCTCGATGCTGCCGCTGGTCGAGCCGGCCGGTTGGATTCTGCAGGCCGCGTTCCTGCTGGCGATCCAGGGCGGGTTGGGTGCGCTGGCCCGCCGGGCGCCCATGCCCCGGATGCTGATCGTCGCGGTGCAGATGTTGGTCACGCTGGTTCTGCTGACGGTGGTGTTCGCCAGGACTCAGGCACTGGCCGGTGTCCTGCCCGGTCCGGAGGCCGTCCAGCGGCTCGCGAACCTGCTGACCTCGGGCGCCGATGATGTCGGGAGGTACGCCGCCCCGGCCCCGGTGACGGACGGCATCCGGCTGATGCTGATCGGCGGTGTGCTGCTGGTCGGCCTGATCGTGGACGCCCTCGCAGTGACGTTCCGCAGCGCCGCCCCGGCCGGTCTGCCGCTCCTCGCGCTGTACTCGGTCGCCGCCGGGCTGACCGAGGGCGGAGCGGACTGGCTCTGGTTCCTGCTCGCGGCCGGTGGCTATCTGCTGCTTCTGCTGGCGGAGGGCCGCGACCGGCTCTCCCAGTGGGGACGGGTCTTCAGCGGCGCGGCCGGATCCCCGGGCGGTCCGGCGGTCGGCGCGGCGTTCTCCGACGGCCGGCCGACGGCCCCGGTCCGCACCGGCCGGCGCATCGGTGCGCTGGCGCTGGGGATCTCACTGATCGTGCCGGCGGCACTGCCCGCGCTCGACAGCGGTCTGCTGGCCGGTACGGGCGGCACGAACGGCAAGGGGAGCGGCGGTGGCACCATCTCCGCGGTCAACCCCCTGGTCTCGCTGCAGAACAATCTGAACCAGCCGGAGAACCGGGAGGTGATGTCCTACCGCACCAATTCCGGTGACCCACAGGGCTTCTATCTGCGGATCCTGGCCCTGGACCAGTTCAACGGCAACGAGTGGCGGCCCTCCACGCGCCGTCTGGAGGACGTGCCGAAGCGGCTCCCGACCCCGCAGGGTCTCGGCCCGGACGTCACGGTCACGGAGATCAGGACGAACATCTCCGCGTCCCGCTCCTACCAGCAGACCTATCTGCCGCTCCCCTACCCCGCGACCGAGGTCAAGATCGGCGGACGCTGGCGGTACGAGCCGATGGGGCGGACCCTCGTCGGTGACCGCGGGGAGACGACCGGTGGCGCGCAGTACCAGGTATCCAGTCTGATGGTGCAGCCGACCGCCGATCAGCTCGCCGCGGCGGGCTCCCCGCCGGCCGCCCTGCAGCGCGAGTACACCCATGTTCCCGGCTCCCTGCCGGAGGTGGTCGCCCGGACCGCGGACAGAGTGACGGAGGGTGCCGCCACCAACTACGAGCGCGCTGTGAAGCTGCAGAACTTCTTCGCCTCGGACGGCGGCTTCACCTACGACACCTCCGTGAGCTCGGGCACCGGGAGCGCGGCGATCGGCCGGTTCCTGAAGGACAAGCGGGGTTTCTGCGTCCACTTCTCGTTCACGATGGCCGCGATGGCGCGGACGCTGGGCATTCCGGCCCGGGTCGCGGTGGGCTTCACTCCCGGCACCGGGCAGTCGAACGGCTCGGTGTCGGTGGGGCTGCGCGATGCGCATGCCTGGCCCGAGCTGTATTTCGAGGGCATCGGGTGGACCCGCTTCGAGCCGACCCCGACGCGGGGCTCCACTCCCTCCTACACCCGGCCGGATGCCCCAGCCGGTGGCGCCGCCGACCCGGCCCGGCCGGAGACGAACGCTTCGGCCGCTCCGACGGTCGCGCCGTCCGTCTCGGACAGCTGCCCGGCCCAGCTGCGCAGGCAGGGCGAATGCGGCAGCTCGGTGGCGCCGGGGGTAGTGGCTCCGACGGATTCCGGGACGCCGACGGGCACCGTCCTCGGTCTGGTCCTGGCCGCCGTGGTGATCCTGGCGCTGCCGTTCCTGCCGCTGCTCTGGCGGCTGCGGGTGCGCAGGCGCCGGCTGAGCTTCTCCGCCGGGCGTACGCCGGCGGACGCGACGGCCAGGACGCTGGCGGCCTGGCAGGAGATCACCGACACGGCGTGGGACCACGGCATCGAGCCGGACGACTCCCTGACCCCGCGCAAGGCGGCGGCCCGGGTGGTACGGCTGGGGCAGCTCGAACCCGACGGGGCCGCCGCGGTGCACCGGGTGGCGGGGGCGGTGGAGCAGGTGCTCTACGCCCCGGAGCCCCGGTGGGGTACCGGGCTCGCCGAGGACGTGGAGGTGGTACGGGCCGGTCTGCGGGCATCGGCCGATCGGTTCGCCCGGATCCGCGCGGTCGCTGCACCGCGCTCCGCCATTCGGGTGATATGGGCGGCGTCCGACCGCTGGGCGGCGTTCACCGGTGGGTGGGCGGCGCGGTGGGAACGGGGCCCGGGCCGGCTGACGGACCGGCTACGACGGCCGTCCCGGCAGCAGGCGGGGTGA
- a CDS encoding DUF58 domain-containing protein: MTAGGPPTMDDGDDKGGLRAALSGLTTRGRSFLAAGVAAAICAYVLGQADLLRVGLLLAALPLVCVVMLVRTRYRVTGTRRLSPSRVPAGTEARVHLRMENVSRLPTGLLMLQDRVPYVLGPRPRFVLDRVEAGGRREVSYRVRSDLRGRYPLGPLQLRLSDPFGMCELTRSFSAYDTLVVIPRTEPLPPVRLAGEASGYGEGRQRSLALAGDDDVIPRGYRHGDDLRRVHWRSTARYGELMVRREEQPQRARCTVLLDTRRIAYQGTGPDSAFEWAVSGAASTLVHMLERGFAVRLLTDDGNAVPGEGEGGFAGSTQESADSAGLMMDTLAVVDHSDGGGLSRAYDVLRGGNEGLLIAFFGDLDEEQAAVAARMRQRSGGAVAFVLDSTAWVQGAAPPAGPDTAFDRRLRLLRESGWTAVTVTPGTGLAQYWQQAGHQGLTAHSAVGGTTGGTTGFSGGWS, encoded by the coding sequence ATGACCGCCGGGGGGCCGCCCACGATGGACGACGGCGACGACAAGGGCGGTCTGCGGGCCGCGCTGAGCGGGCTGACCACGCGTGGGCGGTCCTTCCTCGCGGCCGGTGTCGCGGCGGCGATCTGCGCGTATGTGCTGGGGCAGGCGGATCTGCTGCGGGTCGGGTTGCTGCTCGCCGCGCTGCCGCTGGTCTGTGTCGTGATGCTCGTCCGCACCCGTTACCGGGTCACGGGCACCCGGCGGCTCTCGCCGTCCCGGGTGCCCGCGGGCACGGAGGCGCGGGTCCATCTGCGGATGGAGAACGTCTCGCGGCTGCCGACCGGGCTGCTGATGCTCCAGGACCGGGTGCCCTATGTGCTCGGGCCGCGGCCCCGGTTCGTACTGGACCGGGTGGAGGCGGGCGGCCGTCGCGAGGTCTCCTACCGGGTGCGTTCGGATCTGCGCGGGCGCTATCCGCTGGGGCCACTGCAGCTGCGGCTGAGCGATCCGTTCGGGATGTGCGAGCTGACCCGTTCGTTCAGCGCGTACGACACCCTCGTCGTCATTCCGCGGACCGAGCCGCTGCCGCCGGTGCGGCTCGCGGGCGAGGCCTCGGGGTACGGCGAGGGACGGCAGCGTTCGCTGGCGCTGGCCGGTGATGACGACGTGATTCCGCGCGGCTACCGGCACGGCGACGATCTGCGCCGGGTCCACTGGCGCTCCACGGCGCGCTACGGCGAGCTGATGGTGCGCCGCGAGGAGCAGCCGCAGCGGGCCAGATGCACGGTGCTGCTGGACACCCGGCGGATCGCCTATCAGGGGACGGGGCCCGACTCCGCCTTCGAGTGGGCGGTGTCCGGGGCGGCGTCCACGCTGGTGCACATGCTGGAGCGCGGCTTCGCGGTCCGGCTGCTGACCGACGACGGGAATGCGGTCCCGGGCGAGGGCGAGGGCGGCTTCGCCGGATCGACGCAGGAGTCCGCCGACTCCGCGGGACTGATGATGGACACCCTGGCGGTCGTCGACCACTCCGACGGGGGCGGTCTCTCACGCGCGTACGACGTGCTGCGCGGCGGCAACGAAGGGCTGCTGATCGCGTTCTTCGGCGATCTCGACGAGGAGCAGGCGGCGGTCGCGGCCCGGATGCGACAGCGCAGTGGCGGCGCCGTCGCGTTCGTACTGGACAGCACGGCCTGGGTGCAGGGAGCCGCCCCGCCCGCGGGGCCGGACACGGCGTTCGATCGGCGGCTTCGGCTGCTGCGCGAATCGGGCTGGACGGCGGTGACGGTGACGCCGGGCACCGGTCTCGCCCAGTACTGGCAGCAGGCGGGGCACCAGGGCCTCACGGCGCACTCCGCCGTCGGCGGCACCACGGGTGGCACGACAGGTTTCTCCGGGGGATGGTCATGA
- a CDS encoding SAV_6107 family HEPN domain-containing protein: MAHSSAAAAPRRRAAGPAPSPTGPANDVHPVLRRTTAPPVALELLAQARTGLDEAAVLDVPNERYATAHLAALRTAAAVLAVRGRPETSRRRRERIRSAWEVLPEIAPELTEWSALFASGARRRARAEAGIPGAASRRDADDLLRDAAMFLRLVERLLVLQPVLPQARKERPDAG, from the coding sequence ATGGCCCACTCGTCCGCAGCCGCCGCACCCCGGCGCCGCGCAGCCGGCCCTGCCCCCTCACCGACCGGTCCGGCAAACGACGTCCATCCCGTTCTGCGCCGCACCACGGCGCCGCCGGTCGCCCTCGAACTGCTCGCCCAGGCCCGCACCGGCCTCGACGAGGCCGCCGTTCTCGATGTGCCGAACGAGCGGTATGCCACCGCCCACCTCGCCGCGCTGCGCACCGCCGCCGCAGTGCTCGCCGTGCGGGGCCGCCCCGAGACCTCCAGGCGGCGCCGGGAGCGGATCCGCAGCGCCTGGGAGGTCCTCCCGGAAATAGCCCCCGAGCTGACGGAATGGAGCGCGCTGTTCGCCTCCGGCGCCCGCCGCAGGGCCCGGGCAGAGGCCGGTATCCCGGGCGCGGCCAGCAGGCGGGACGCCGACGACCTGCTGCGCGACGCGGCGATGTTCCTGCGCCTCGTGGAGCGGCTCCTGGTGCTTCAGCCGGTGCTCCCGCAGGCCCGGAAGGAGCGGCCCGACGCGGGATGA
- a CDS encoding DUF3040 domain-containing protein has product MPLSEHEQRMLEQMERALYAEDPKFATALEGSGLRTYTRRRVYQAVAGFLVGIALLMAGMVAQQIWISVVGFLVMLGCAVLAVTGWRKAPKPGERQAAGGGGERRQPRQRRTVMNRIEQRWQRRRDEQGQ; this is encoded by the coding sequence GTGCCGCTCTCGGAGCACGAGCAGCGAATGCTCGAGCAAATGGAGCGAGCGCTGTACGCCGAAGATCCCAAGTTCGCGACAGCGCTCGAGGGAAGCGGGCTGCGTACGTACACCCGGCGACGGGTCTACCAGGCGGTCGCAGGCTTCCTGGTGGGTATCGCGCTCCTCATGGCCGGAATGGTCGCGCAGCAGATCTGGATCAGCGTGGTGGGGTTCCTCGTCATGCTCGGCTGTGCGGTTCTTGCGGTCACTGGTTGGCGCAAAGCGCCCAAGCCGGGCGAGCGACAGGCAGCCGGAGGCGGTGGCGAGCGCCGCCAGCCCAGGCAACGCCGGACCGTGATGAATCGGATCGAGCAGCGGTGGCAGCGCCGCCGTGACGAGCAGGGCCAGTAG
- a CDS encoding AAA family ATPase yields the protein MTTYDDRASLTDLTTTAERVRRSVESVIEGKPEVVRLSLTVLLAEGHLLIEDVPGVGKTMLAKTLARSIDCSVRRIQFTPDLLPSDITGVSIFDQQRREFEFKPGAIFAQIVIGDEINRASPKTQSALLESMEERQVTIDGHTYELPDPFMVVATQNPVEMEGTYPLPEAQRDRFMARVSIGYPSADAELQMLDVHGGISPLDDLQPVAHAHDIVKLIEAVRTVHVAEAVRRYAVELVGATRSHPDLRLGASPRATLHLLRAAKASAALSGRDYCLPDDVQALAVAVLAHRLLPTAQAQLNRRTAEQVVLEILQKTPVPTAAGGVTQVQPQHQPGHPVYGRQQPGVRRV from the coding sequence GTGACGACCTATGACGATCGAGCGAGCCTCACAGATCTGACCACGACTGCGGAGCGGGTGCGCAGGTCGGTGGAGAGCGTGATCGAGGGCAAGCCTGAGGTCGTACGGCTTTCGCTGACCGTGCTGCTGGCGGAGGGACATCTCCTCATCGAGGATGTCCCCGGAGTCGGCAAGACGATGCTGGCCAAGACGCTGGCGCGGTCCATCGACTGCTCGGTGCGGCGCATTCAGTTCACACCGGACCTGCTGCCTTCGGACATCACCGGTGTGTCCATCTTCGACCAGCAGCGGCGCGAGTTCGAGTTCAAGCCGGGCGCGATCTTCGCCCAGATCGTGATCGGCGACGAGATCAACCGGGCCTCGCCGAAGACCCAGTCGGCGCTGCTGGAGTCGATGGAGGAGCGCCAGGTCACCATCGACGGACACACCTATGAGCTGCCCGACCCGTTCATGGTGGTGGCCACCCAGAACCCGGTGGAGATGGAGGGCACCTATCCGCTGCCCGAAGCCCAGCGCGACCGGTTCATGGCGCGGGTGTCGATCGGCTATCCGAGCGCGGACGCCGAGCTGCAGATGCTCGATGTGCACGGCGGGATCTCGCCGCTCGACGATCTGCAGCCGGTGGCGCACGCCCACGACATCGTGAAGCTGATCGAGGCGGTGCGGACGGTCCATGTGGCCGAGGCCGTGCGGCGGTACGCGGTGGAGCTCGTCGGGGCCACCCGCAGCCATCCCGATCTCCGGCTCGGTGCCTCGCCGCGGGCCACCCTGCATCTGCTGCGCGCGGCGAAGGCCTCCGCGGCGCTGAGCGGCCGGGACTACTGTCTGCCGGACGATGTGCAGGCGCTGGCGGTCGCGGTGCTCGCACACCGGCTGCTGCCGACGGCGCAGGCCCAGCTGAACCGCCGTACGGCCGAGCAGGTCGTGCTGGAGATCCTCCAGAAGACACCGGTACCGACCGCCGCCGGCGGCGTCACCCAGGTGCAGCCCCAGCACCAGCCGGGCCATCCGGTGTACGGCCGGCAGCAGCCCGGCGTACGGCGGGTGTGA
- a CDS encoding beta-class carbonic anhydrase, producing the protein MSTSAHSPGEPSAPTADQARTGGTVTDRLVAANIRYAAEFDDPGMDAKPVLRVAVVACMDARLDLHDALGLSLGDCHTIRNAGGVVTDDVIRSLTISQRALGTRSVILIHHTNCGLESITEEFRHELEVEVGQRPVWAVEAYKDADQDVRQSMQRVRTSPFLLHTDDVRGFVFDVTNGLLREILPVS; encoded by the coding sequence ATGTCGACTTCCGCGCACTCCCCCGGCGAGCCTTCCGCGCCCACTGCCGACCAGGCCCGCACCGGGGGAACGGTCACCGACCGCCTCGTCGCGGCGAACATCCGGTACGCCGCCGAATTCGACGACCCGGGCATGGACGCCAAGCCGGTGCTGCGCGTCGCCGTGGTCGCGTGCATGGACGCCCGGCTCGACCTGCACGACGCACTCGGTCTGTCGCTCGGCGACTGCCACACCATCCGTAACGCGGGCGGGGTGGTCACCGATGACGTGATCCGTTCGCTGACGATCAGCCAGCGCGCCCTCGGCACCCGCAGCGTCATACTCATCCATCACACGAACTGCGGCCTGGAGTCGATCACCGAGGAATTCCGCCATGAGCTCGAGGTGGAGGTCGGTCAGCGTCCGGTCTGGGCGGTCGAGGCGTACAAGGACGCCGACCAGGACGTACGGCAGTCGATGCAGCGCGTGCGCACCTCACCGTTCCTGCTGCACACCGACGACGTCCGCGGCTTCGTCTTCGATGTGACCAATGGCCTGCTGCGCGAGATCCTTCCCGTGTCCTGA
- a CDS encoding peptidoglycan D,D-transpeptidase FtsI family protein, with protein MPSKEPPRRRVPGPARPRSAAGGQGRPRPAARRSSAPAPRRRAPRNGPPRPLRLGSPRPRLRLVSLALTLVMLTFVVRLLQVQAVDANAYAAKAKENRYLSYTISAERGEITDRSGIALATSVDAYDITADPKMFTPEDSKAPDAPQQAAALLAPILGVDAEELTKKLSKPKSRYAVLARRRTPQVWNQIKDLKSVFAEKAAKDKAAGGPGANVLAGVFQESTTKRVYPNGGLAAGILGYVNGEGKGAGGLESQLDKELAGEDGKIKYAQSGGRRVPTAGTKEVPAVPGSDIELTIDRDIQWAAQQAITDQVKKSKADRGYVIVQNTRTGEVLAMANAPGFDPNDLSQADAASLGNAALQDVYEPGSTSKVMSMAAVLEEGVATPGTHVTVPNRLHRGDRLFKDDIDHATWYLTLNGVLAKSSNIGTILATGQLGKTQPAANKVLYSYLRKFGIGSPTGLDYPGETPGILAKPGDWSTSQQYTIPFGQGLSLNAMQAASIYSTIANGGVRVAPTLVRGTKGPDGRFEAAPAPEQGRVVSEKTAKTLATMLESVVGDEEGTGTKAKIPGYRVAGKTGTANRVDPVRGGYHGYTASFAGFAPADNPQITVYCAIQNPTKGSYFGGQICGPIYKQVMEFALKTLQTPPSGSESARLPVSFNPGE; from the coding sequence GTGCCTTCCAAGGAACCACCGCGCCGCCGGGTCCCCGGCCCCGCGCGCCCCCGCAGCGCCGCGGGCGGCCAGGGGCGCCCCCGGCCCGCCGCCCGCCGCTCGTCCGCCCCGGCACCGCGCCGACGCGCGCCCCGCAACGGACCCCCGCGCCCCCTCAGACTCGGCAGCCCGCGCCCCCGGCTCCGCCTCGTCAGCCTCGCCCTGACGCTCGTCATGCTGACGTTCGTCGTCCGGCTCCTCCAGGTCCAGGCCGTCGACGCCAACGCGTACGCGGCCAAGGCCAAGGAGAACCGCTACCTCAGCTACACGATCTCCGCCGAGCGGGGCGAGATCACCGACCGCAGCGGCATCGCGCTGGCCACCAGCGTCGACGCGTACGACATCACGGCCGACCCCAAGATGTTCACGCCCGAGGACAGCAAGGCCCCGGACGCACCGCAGCAGGCCGCGGCCCTCCTCGCCCCCATCCTCGGCGTCGACGCCGAGGAGCTGACGAAGAAGCTGTCGAAGCCGAAGAGCCGGTACGCGGTCCTGGCCCGCCGCCGGACCCCGCAGGTCTGGAACCAGATCAAGGACCTCAAGTCCGTCTTCGCCGAGAAGGCCGCCAAGGACAAGGCGGCCGGGGGGCCCGGAGCCAATGTGCTGGCCGGGGTCTTCCAGGAGTCGACCACCAAGCGGGTCTACCCCAACGGAGGGCTCGCCGCCGGGATACTTGGTTACGTCAACGGCGAAGGCAAGGGCGCGGGCGGCCTCGAATCGCAGCTGGACAAGGAACTCGCGGGCGAGGACGGCAAGATCAAGTACGCCCAGTCCGGCGGCCGGCGGGTGCCCACCGCGGGCACCAAGGAGGTCCCGGCCGTCCCTGGGTCCGACATCGAGCTGACCATCGACCGCGACATCCAGTGGGCCGCCCAGCAGGCCATCACCGACCAGGTGAAGAAGTCCAAGGCGGACCGCGGCTATGTGATCGTGCAGAACACCAGGACCGGCGAGGTCCTCGCCATGGCCAACGCACCCGGCTTCGACCCCAACGACCTCTCGCAGGCCGACGCGGCATCGCTGGGCAACGCGGCACTCCAGGACGTGTACGAGCCCGGCTCCACCAGCAAGGTCATGTCCATGGCCGCCGTGCTGGAGGAGGGGGTCGCCACCCCCGGCACCCATGTCACCGTCCCGAACCGGCTGCACCGCGGCGACCGGCTCTTCAAGGACGACATCGACCACGCCACCTGGTACCTGACGCTCAACGGCGTACTCGCCAAGTCGAGCAACATCGGCACCATCCTGGCCACCGGACAACTCGGCAAGACCCAGCCGGCGGCCAACAAGGTCCTCTACTCCTACCTGCGCAAATTCGGGATCGGCTCGCCCACCGGCCTCGACTACCCGGGCGAGACCCCCGGCATCCTCGCCAAGCCCGGGGACTGGTCCACCTCGCAGCAGTACACGATCCCTTTCGGCCAGGGCCTCTCGCTCAACGCCATGCAGGCCGCGTCCATCTACTCCACGATCGCCAACGGCGGGGTCCGCGTCGCGCCCACACTGGTACGCGGCACCAAGGGCCCCGACGGCCGCTTCGAGGCCGCCCCGGCCCCCGAGCAGGGGCGGGTGGTCAGCGAGAAGACCGCCAAGACGCTCGCCACCATGCTGGAGTCGGTGGTCGGCGACGAGGAGGGTACCGGAACGAAGGCCAAGATCCCCGGCTACCGGGTGGCGGGCAAGACCGGCACGGCCAACCGCGTCGATCCGGTACGCGGTGGCTACCACGGCTACACCGCGTCCTTCGCGGGCTTCGCGCCCGCCGACAACCCGCAGATCACCGTCTACTGCGCGATTCAGAACCCGACCAAGGGCAGCTACTTCGGCGGACAGATCTGCGGACCCATCTACAAACAGGTCATGGAGTTCGCACTGAAGACCCTCCAGACCCCACCGTCCGGCAGCGAGTCAGCCAGGCTGCCGGTGTCCTTCAATCCCGGCGAGTGA
- a CDS encoding FtsB family cell division protein — protein MSKPAGQLKGRAARLARLMPSGPSNAARTPFVLLVVLLLGGGLITLLVLNSALNEGSFRLSELKKRTTELTDEQQALQHDVDSYSEPDALARRARELGMVPGGSPAFLDPGGKVRGVPAETSAEPVPAPPPQKPSTPQPPPATAPSTAASSPAPRSSSPSAPATPSGAAVKPSTSAAPPTGPRTPAPQPSTSPGR, from the coding sequence GTGAGCAAACCGGCCGGGCAGTTGAAAGGGCGGGCCGCGCGGCTCGCCCGGCTGATGCCGTCCGGGCCCAGCAACGCGGCCCGTACCCCTTTCGTCCTGCTGGTCGTGCTGCTTCTCGGCGGTGGCCTGATCACGCTCCTGGTGCTCAACTCGGCCCTCAACGAAGGATCGTTCAGACTGAGCGAGCTGAAGAAGCGGACCACCGAGCTCACGGACGAGCAGCAGGCCCTCCAGCACGACGTCGACAGCTACTCCGAGCCGGACGCCCTGGCCCGGCGAGCCCGCGAACTGGGCATGGTGCCCGGCGGCAGCCCCGCCTTCCTCGACCCGGGCGGCAAGGTCCGCGGTGTACCCGCCGAGACCAGCGCCGAGCCGGTCCCCGCACCGCCGCCGCAAAAGCCCAGCACCCCCCAGCCACCCCCCGCGACCGCACCGTCCACCGCCGCCTCGTCCCCGGCCCCCCGCTCGTCCTCCCCTTCGGCACCGGCCACCCCTTCGGGCGCCGCCGTGAAGCCCAGCACCTCCGCGGCCCCGCCCACCGGGCCGCGTACCCCTGCACCTCAGCCCTCGACGAGCCCCGGCAGGTGA
- a CDS encoding class I SAM-dependent methyltransferase: MSDQLRPRASLRTAVVWEVLKDALDRQVKATGRDALDVLDTGGGTGNFAVPVARLGHRVTVVDPSPNALFALERRAAEAGVADRVRGVQGDIHGLFEVVERGGYDAVLCHGVLEYVDDPAEGVRNAVEALRPSGALSLLAAGLGGAVLARALAGHFTEARQALGDPAGRWGAGDPVPRRYTAEQLTELVSAADVEVGAVHGVRVFADLVPGVLVDTEPGAMEALLKLEAAVAELPAFHSVATQLHVLGTKRA, from the coding sequence GTGTCGGACCAGCTGCGCCCCCGCGCCTCCCTCCGTACCGCCGTGGTCTGGGAGGTCCTGAAGGACGCCCTCGACCGTCAGGTCAAGGCGACCGGCAGGGACGCCCTGGACGTCCTGGACACCGGCGGCGGCACCGGCAACTTCGCGGTGCCGGTCGCCCGTCTCGGCCACCGGGTCACCGTCGTCGACCCCAGCCCCAACGCGCTCTTCGCCCTGGAGCGCCGCGCCGCCGAGGCCGGGGTCGCCGACCGGGTCCGCGGGGTCCAGGGCGACATCCATGGCCTGTTCGAGGTGGTCGAGCGCGGTGGCTACGACGCGGTGCTGTGCCACGGCGTCCTGGAGTACGTGGACGACCCCGCCGAGGGCGTGCGCAACGCGGTCGAGGCGCTCCGCCCGTCCGGCGCGCTCAGCCTGCTCGCCGCCGGGCTCGGCGGCGCCGTCCTGGCCCGCGCGCTCGCCGGTCACTTCACCGAGGCCCGGCAGGCGCTCGGAGACCCGGCGGGCCGCTGGGGCGCCGGGGACCCGGTACCCCGGCGCTACACCGCTGAGCAGCTCACCGAGCTGGTCTCCGCGGCGGACGTCGAGGTCGGCGCGGTGCACGGCGTACGGGTCTTCGCCGACCTCGTACCGGGCGTTCTGGTGGACACCGAGCCCGGTGCCATGGAGGCCCTCCTCAAGCTGGAGGCGGCCGTGGCCGAACTGCCCGCCTTCCACTCGGTGGCGACGCAGCTGCACGTTCTGGGCACCAAGCGCGCCTGA
- the rsmH gene encoding 16S rRNA (cytosine(1402)-N(4))-methyltransferase RsmH has product MSQTRHVPVMLQRCLDLLAPALEAPGPPQPVVVDCTLGLGGHSEALLSAFPSARLIALDRDKEALRLSGERLAPYGDRATLVHAVYDELPEVLARLGIPKVQGVLFDLGVSSMQLDEADRGFAYAQDAPLDMRMDQTTGIGAAEVLNTYPPGELVRILRAYGEEKQAKRIVSAIVREREKEPFTNSARLVELIRDSLPQAAKRTGGNPAKRTFQALRIEVNGELTVLERAIPAAVQSLAVGGRIAVLSYHSLEDRLVKQVFAAGAATTAPPGLPVVPERYQPRLKLLTRGAELPTEEEVAENRRAAPARLRGAQRIREEER; this is encoded by the coding sequence ATGAGCCAGACCCGACACGTCCCGGTGATGCTCCAGCGGTGCCTGGACCTGTTGGCCCCGGCTCTGGAGGCGCCGGGTCCGCCGCAGCCCGTGGTCGTCGACTGCACCCTCGGCCTCGGCGGGCACAGCGAGGCCCTGCTCTCCGCCTTCCCCTCCGCGCGGCTGATCGCGCTGGACCGGGACAAGGAGGCGCTGCGCCTGTCCGGCGAGCGGCTCGCCCCGTACGGGGACCGGGCCACCCTGGTGCATGCCGTCTACGACGAACTGCCCGAGGTGCTCGCCAGGCTCGGCATCCCCAAGGTCCAGGGCGTCCTGTTCGACCTCGGCGTCTCCTCCATGCAGCTGGACGAGGCCGACCGCGGATTCGCGTACGCCCAGGACGCCCCGCTCGACATGCGCATGGACCAGACGACCGGCATCGGCGCCGCCGAGGTGCTCAACACCTATCCGCCGGGCGAACTGGTACGGATCCTGCGGGCCTACGGCGAGGAGAAGCAGGCCAAGCGGATCGTCTCCGCGATCGTGCGCGAGCGCGAGAAGGAGCCGTTCACCAACAGCGCCCGGCTCGTCGAGCTGATCCGTGACTCGCTGCCGCAGGCCGCCAAGCGCACCGGCGGCAACCCCGCCAAGCGCACCTTCCAGGCGCTGCGCATCGAGGTCAACGGCGAGCTCACCGTCCTGGAGCGGGCCATTCCGGCAGCCGTGCAGAGCCTCGCGGTCGGCGGCCGCATCGCCGTCCTCTCGTACCACTCGCTGGAGGACCGGCTGGTCAAGCAGGTCTTCGCGGCTGGCGCCGCCACCACGGCGCCGCCCGGACTGCCGGTCGTGCCCGAGCGCTATCAGCCCCGGCTGAAGCTGCTGACCCGCGGCGCGGAGCTCCCCACAGAGGAGGAGGTCGCCGAGAACCGGCGCGCCGCCCCCGCTCGGCTGCGCGGCGCCCAGCGGATCCGCGAGGAGGAACGATGA